Proteins encoded together in one Vibrio hippocampi window:
- a CDS encoding DUF1481 domain-containing protein produces MKKFLLPLLLATLIGCSSSTTQSLNRSSEYTGGQTLGDATSLYWYTERLSQPYEGADYVDMGDYGGYRSHYRWNDDSLVEFAREGVQNDIDAGTIEYKVHVRFNKSGEAVYQQYRRNGKVLPLRAAQLENYQREAQLLIQQVKKQDEEGLELIQGHWDGKQLETCNGIKFDDIRFEQKLPNFVIERLADVESYIAFLGATRLTGVRVEQLLMLKNSSADCLKRPVLFD; encoded by the coding sequence ATGAAGAAATTTCTGCTGCCACTGCTGTTGGCAACGCTTATTGGTTGTTCCTCATCGACGACGCAATCCCTCAATCGGAGCTCAGAATATACCGGAGGGCAAACCTTAGGCGATGCCACAAGTCTGTATTGGTATACGGAGCGCTTATCACAACCCTATGAGGGCGCAGACTATGTCGACATGGGTGATTATGGGGGTTACCGTTCTCATTATCGCTGGAATGACGACTCACTAGTCGAGTTTGCCAGAGAGGGCGTACAAAATGATATCGACGCCGGAACTATCGAGTACAAGGTTCATGTTCGTTTTAATAAAAGCGGTGAGGCGGTTTATCAGCAGTATCGACGTAACGGTAAAGTGCTCCCTTTGCGAGCTGCCCAGCTAGAGAACTACCAAAGAGAAGCCCAGTTGCTGATACAGCAGGTCAAAAAGCAAGATGAAGAGGGTTTAGAGCTGATTCAAGGGCATTGGGACGGTAAGCAACTAGAAACCTGTAATGGCATCAAGTTTGATGACATTCGTTTTGAGCAAAAGCTACCTAACTTTGTGATTGAACGTTTAGCGGATGTAGAGAGCTATATTGCCTTTCTCGGTGCGACTCGTTTAACCGGAGTGAGAGTGGAACAACTGTTAATGCTAAAAAATAGCTCAGCAGACTGTCTCAAAAGACCGGTGTTATTTGATTAG
- the hupA gene encoding nucleoid-associated protein HU-alpha has product MNKTQLIDFIAEKADLSKAQAKLALEATLSGVTEALTEGEQVQLIGFGTFKVNHRAARTGRNPKTGAEIQIAAANVPAFVAGKALKDAVK; this is encoded by the coding sequence ATGAATAAGACCCAATTAATCGACTTTATCGCTGAAAAAGCTGATCTGTCTAAAGCTCAAGCTAAACTAGCATTGGAAGCGACGCTTTCAGGTGTTACTGAAGCGCTAACTGAAGGTGAGCAAGTTCAACTAATTGGTTTTGGTACGTTCAAAGTAAATCACCGTGCAGCTCGCACTGGTCGTAACCCAAAAACTGGTGCTGAAATTCAAATCGCTGCAGCGAATGTTCCTGCTTTCGTAGCAGGTAAAGCGCTTAAAGACGCAGTTAAATAA
- the purD gene encoding phosphoribosylamine--glycine ligase, giving the protein MQVLVIGAGGREHALGWKIAQNPNVETVFVAPGNAGTALEAKLENVAIDVEDVQGLVAFAQEKNIELTIVGPEAPLVIGVVDAFQQAGLPIFGPTQAAAQLEGSKAFTKDFLARHQIPTAAYANFTEIEPALAYVREQGAPIVVKADGLAAGKGVIVAMTLEEAEDAIKDMLAGNAFGEAGSRVVVEEFLDGEEASFIVMVDGENVLPMATSQDHKRVGDKDTGPNTGGMGAYSPAPVVTPEIHDRIMEEVIYPTVRGMAAEGHPYTGFLYAGLMIDAQGTPKVIEYNCRFGDPETQPIMMRMQSDMVELCQAALDKKLDQVESKWDPRASIGIVLAAGGYPAAYNKGDVISGLATENVEGEKVFHAGTTEKDGNVVTNGGRVLCATALGNSVSEAQARAYQLAKTISWDGMFHRNDIGYRAIAREQNQD; this is encoded by the coding sequence ATGCAAGTTCTTGTTATTGGTGCCGGTGGTCGTGAACACGCACTTGGCTGGAAAATAGCTCAAAACCCAAACGTTGAGACTGTTTTTGTTGCCCCGGGTAACGCAGGTACCGCGCTAGAAGCTAAGCTAGAGAACGTGGCTATCGATGTCGAAGATGTTCAAGGCTTAGTCGCTTTTGCTCAAGAGAAAAACATCGAATTAACGATTGTCGGTCCTGAAGCGCCGCTGGTTATTGGTGTTGTGGATGCGTTCCAACAAGCGGGATTACCAATCTTTGGTCCAACCCAAGCAGCAGCTCAGCTAGAGGGCTCCAAAGCGTTCACTAAGGACTTCCTTGCTCGTCACCAAATCCCAACCGCGGCTTACGCGAACTTTACCGAGATTGAGCCTGCGCTGGCTTATGTACGTGAACAAGGCGCGCCTATCGTGGTTAAAGCGGACGGTCTAGCGGCAGGTAAAGGCGTTATCGTTGCAATGACGCTTGAAGAAGCAGAAGACGCAATCAAGGATATGCTTGCAGGCAATGCCTTTGGTGAAGCAGGCAGCCGAGTGGTGGTTGAAGAGTTCCTAGATGGCGAAGAAGCCAGCTTTATCGTGATGGTGGATGGGGAAAACGTTCTACCAATGGCAACTAGCCAAGACCACAAACGTGTTGGTGACAAAGACACAGGACCAAATACGGGCGGTATGGGTGCTTACTCACCAGCGCCAGTGGTGACGCCAGAAATTCATGACCGCATCATGGAGGAAGTGATCTACCCAACGGTACGTGGTATGGCAGCGGAAGGTCATCCCTATACTGGTTTCTTATATGCCGGTCTAATGATCGATGCCCAAGGCACACCTAAGGTTATCGAATATAACTGCCGCTTTGGCGACCCTGAAACCCAACCTATCATGATGCGCATGCAATCTGACATGGTTGAGCTCTGCCAAGCCGCTCTCGACAAGAAGCTGGATCAAGTAGAGTCTAAATGGGACCCACGTGCGTCAATTGGTATCGTACTAGCAGCGGGTGGCTACCCTGCGGCATACAACAAGGGCGATGTTATCTCAGGTCTAGCGACTGAAAACGTGGAAGGCGAGAAAGTATTCCACGCAGGCACCACTGAGAAAGACGGCAATGTCGTGACCAATGGCGGTCGCGTACTGTGTGCAACCGCACTTGGTAACTCGGTATCTGAAGCGCAAGCTCGTGCCTACCAGTTAGCAAAAACCATTAGCTGGGACGGTATGTTCCACCGCAATGACATTGGCTATCGTGCGATTGCCCGTGAACAAAACCAAGACTGA
- a CDS encoding CNNM domain-containing protein: MFLLTVYVTVAISVSFICSVLEAVLLSITPSYLARLRQQGHPAADKLNKLKADIDRPLASILTLNTIAHTIGAASAGAQAAKVFGNQWLGVFSAVLTLGILVLSEIVPKTIGATYWRQLAPLSARILQYMVWLLTPFVWFSEQITKRLSRGHESPKMRDELSAMAILARESGEFAEGESNILTNLLNIQDIPVTQVMTPRPVVFRVRAEMTVEEFLNEHHDSPFSRPLVYSEHKDNILGFVYKLELYKLLQHGQGNQPLGDVMRPIKVLFNTMMLPKAFEQMMAHRLQIAMIVDEYGTIQGILTLEDIFEHLLGQEIVDEADKTTDMQELAYQRWENWKETHGMIDGTDIEDQEPQETEQEPVAASEEESPEPSSADDNAQDISTQEDSSQKESPKKES; this comes from the coding sequence ATGTTTCTCTTAACGGTTTACGTTACAGTAGCTATCTCCGTTTCCTTTATCTGTTCGGTATTAGAAGCGGTTCTTCTCAGTATTACTCCAAGTTACTTAGCCCGACTAAGACAACAAGGCCACCCCGCCGCGGATAAGCTAAACAAACTTAAGGCGGATATAGACCGACCGCTAGCGTCAATTTTAACCCTGAACACGATTGCTCACACCATTGGTGCTGCGAGTGCGGGTGCGCAGGCAGCTAAAGTCTTTGGCAACCAATGGTTAGGGGTGTTTTCTGCGGTATTAACGCTAGGTATTTTGGTTCTTTCTGAGATTGTGCCTAAAACCATAGGTGCGACATACTGGCGTCAACTTGCTCCGCTATCGGCGCGTATACTTCAGTACATGGTTTGGTTGCTGACACCCTTTGTGTGGTTCTCAGAACAAATCACCAAAAGGCTATCCCGCGGGCATGAGTCACCAAAAATGCGTGACGAACTCTCTGCAATGGCTATTTTGGCTCGAGAAAGCGGCGAATTCGCTGAGGGTGAGTCGAATATATTAACCAACCTGCTGAACATACAAGATATTCCCGTGACTCAAGTCATGACACCGCGTCCCGTGGTTTTCCGCGTTCGTGCTGAAATGACTGTTGAGGAATTCTTGAATGAACATCATGACAGTCCATTCTCAAGACCGCTTGTGTATAGCGAACATAAAGACAATATCTTAGGTTTTGTTTATAAGCTTGAACTGTACAAGTTACTGCAGCATGGGCAAGGCAACCAACCGCTTGGTGATGTAATGCGCCCCATTAAGGTGCTATTCAACACCATGATGCTACCAAAAGCCTTCGAGCAGATGATGGCTCATCGTTTACAAATCGCCATGATTGTTGATGAGTACGGCACCATTCAAGGCATTCTCACCCTAGAAGATATTTTTGAGCATCTACTCGGACAAGAGATTGTCGATGAAGCGGATAAAACCACCGATATGCAGGAGTTGGCTTATCAACGTTGGGAGAACTGGAAAGAGACTCACGGTATGATTGATGGTACGGACATTGAAGACCAAGAACCTCAAGAGACCGAGCAAGAGCCAGTAGCAGCCTCAGAGGAAGAGTCGCCAGAACCTAGCTCTGCTGACGATAACGCTCAAGATATAAGCACTCAAGAAGACAGTTCTCAAAAAGAGAGTCCAAAAAAAGAGTCATAA